In Gracilibacillus salitolerans, the sequence GGCTTCCGAACCCGTTTTGATGGCGGAGTGTTGCTGGAATTCCGCGATCAGAGTGTAAAATAGTAATTTGATGAAGTGATTCCGGTGATAATGACCAGAAATCCCAAACTGCATTTTTATCTTTTAAGTGTGTTTGTGGGTTACGTTTTTGTGTATGAATAAAGTCTGGGAATTTAATCGCATCACGGATAAAGAATACAGGTGTGTTATTCCCAACTAAATCATAGTTACCTTCATCTGTGTAAAATTTAACAGCGAAACCACGAGGGTCACGTACGGTATCGGCAGAACCTAATTCACCAGCAACAGTTGAGAAACGGATAAACATAGGTGTTTTCTTGCCAACTTCAGATAAAAAGTCTGCTTTTGTATATTTTGAAACGTCATTTGTTACTTCAAAATAGCCGTGAGCTCCAGCACCTTTTGCGTGCACCACTCTTTCTGGAACTCTTTCTCGGTTGAAATGAGCTAGTTTTTCTAGTAAATGAACATCTTGGATTAATGTTGGTCCTCTATGGCCTGCTGTAACGGAGTTTTGATTATCTCCAACTGGCGCACCAGAGGCAGTTGTTAAGTATTTTTTTTCTTGACTCATATATAGCACCTCTTCCTAAATGATTTTACACTCTTTATTATAATACAAGTTTTATAAAAATCAATATTTAATTAAAATTATTTTAATTAAGAAAATGTAAAAAAAAGAGAAGCAAGCTATCACGAGATAGTTGCTCTCTATGGATTGGGAAACATCCTTGGAAACTTTTGTTGATTGGGGGTAACAAAAGATATGTGTAAAGGGAATGTTTCATCACTCTATGTGATTAAGTATATTATAACGATAATGATAATCATTTTCAATAGAAAAATTAAATTTTTAGAAAATTTTTTCTGCAAAACCAAACACAAGAATTTTCAAGCATAGGCGTGTATACTGAAAAGATGAAGGAAGTGATATGGAATGGTTTTAGATTTACAAAAAGTAGGACTAAAAAAAGAAGGAAATTGGATACTAAAAGATATTAATTGGAAAATGGAGAAAGGAGAGCATTGGACATTATTAGGATTGAATGGTGCAGGTAAAACAGCCCTTTTACATATGGTGTGTGCGTACTATTTTCCAACTGAGGGGAAGGTTAATGTAATAGGCAAACAGTTTGGAAAGGATATACTAGGAGAACAGTTAAGACAACAAATCGGCATTGTTTCATCTACCTTAAAGCAACGAATTTATGGTACTGATAGTGCATACCAAGTTGTATTAAGTGGTGCGTTTGCTTCAATCGGTTTATATGAAACTCCTACAGATGAGATGCGTTCCAACGCGCAACAGTTACTGAAGGAACTCGATTGCTTTTCTTATGCTAATCGAGCCTATCGAACATTATCACAAGGTGAGCAGCAACGCGTGTTAATCGGACGAGCTCTGATGAATAATCCAAAGTTATTAATTTTAGACGAGCCAACAAACGGATTAGATTTTATTGCAAGAGAGAAATTGTTAGAATCAATTGAGAATATTAGCAGAGGTAAAAATGCACCCTCCATTATTTATGTAACACACCATGTGGAGGAAATTTTACCAACTTTTTCGAAAACGTTGTTGTTAAAGGATGGTCGTGTATTTAACCAAGGCGCAACAAAAACGATGGTCAATTCGGAAACTTTAACCGCATTTTTTGGGATACCGGTAGAGGTGGATTGGTCCGAGAAACGCCCGAGGTTAAAGAAGAAATAACACCTAGGAGTAGACTAAGATGTTAAACCGTTTGAATCAAATGTTACAACGAATTATGCCCTTTATAGCACCATCAAGTGTGATTATTGGTGTTTTGTTTGCGGATTTTTTTATTCAATTTGATAACTGGGTTATCTGGATCTTTGCATTTATGACATTTGCAGGGAGTTTGAGTTTGAATTTTGTTGCTTTATATCGAGTGGTCTCTCATCCTTTATCGATAGTGATAGCTCTTGTTATCTTACATATTTTAATGCCTTTATGGGCGTTTCTGATCGGAAGTATTACCTTTAGCAATGATCATTTAACTGTTATTGGCTTTGTCTTAGCGATGATTATTCCGACAGGCATTACAAGTTTTATTTGGGTTTCTATGAATAAAGGAAATGTTGCATTAACATTATCCGTCATTTTAATTGATACGATTTTATCTCCTTTTATTGTTCCGCTGTCATTATCCTTATTTATCGGAGCATCTGTTGATTTAGAAGTATGGGCGATGATGAAAGGTTTGTTTATCATGATCGTTATTCCATCTATATTAGGTATGATTCTACATGAAATGACTCGTGGAGGAGTTCATGAGAGGTGGAGTCCGCGCTTAGCCCCTTTTTCAAAAATAGCATTAGCTTTAGTGATTATGATTAATAGCTCAGAGGTAGCAGATTATTTATTAAATATTGACTTTCATCTCATTAAAGTAGCCATTACGATGTTTATTGTAGCTGCTAGTGGATATTATCTAGCGTGGTTATTGTCTAAGTGGTTGAAACGGGCAAGTCAAGACGTTATTTCCTTAACATTTAGCAGTGGAATGAGAAACATAAGTGCCGGGGCAGTTATAGCTGTACAATATTTTCCGGGGCCAGTGGCAGTTCCGGTTGTTGTCGGCATGTTATTTCAACAAGTTTTGGCTTCTTTATATAGTAAATTTCTCCAAAATAGAAAATAAATATTAATATTGTGAATTTTCTGAAAAATGGTAAAATGAAGTATTGAAGTATATTCTTTAAAATGAAAGGAGAGGGAAAATGACGGAGGATCAATTGCCGAAAGATAATGAAGAACAAAAGTCAGAGCAACAGACAAAAACATCATCAGGGTTAGATCAGAATGTAGCTGGTTTATTAACGTATATTGCAGGGATTATTACTGGTATCATCTTTTTATTGTTAGAAAAAGAAAATCGTTTTGTCCGTTTTCACGCAATGCAGTCGATTTTTATTACCGTTGTATTGATAATTTTACATACAGTGGTAAATTGGATTCCTTTTTTCGGTTGGATAATAGGATTATTACTCCACCCATTAGAACTTGTTTTATGGATTTTCTTAATGGTAAAAGCCTATCAAGGTCACTATTTCAAATTACCTTGGATTGGTGATATGGTAGAAAAACAATTAGATAAATAATGATGTAATCCTGATCTGATGTTCGCATCAGGTCTTTTTTTGGTTTCTAATCATGAATTAGGCACCTGCTTAATAATATGAAAGTAAAGAAGAAAAGAAAGAAGGTGCCCATATGATTACATGGTTATCTTTTGTTTTATTATCACTTGCAACATTTCGTTTAACAAGATTGATTGTTTATGATAAGATCACAGGTTTTATTCGAGCACCTTTTTTTGAGGTAGAAGAAAAATGGTTGCCCGATGGTACCATAGAAGAGACTGTGATGTTTAAAGGTAATGGATGGAGGCGATGGATTGGTGAATTATTACGGTGTCACTGGTGTACGGGCATTTGGTCAGCTCTATTTTTATTCTTAGGTTTTCACTTTTATTCTACTGTATTTATCCCAATCATTATTGTATTAGCGATTGCAGGGGTAGCTTCGATTATTGAAGTGATTATTTCCTATTTTATTTAAACATTCATATATCCTTTTATTGCTTTTTTCTTTTATAACCACTGCAGCTACATGACTTTTTCTTTCGCCCTTTTTTCCGTCTGCTGATAGACGTTTGAGTAATGTTGGACATGATCAAAACTCCTTCATCATACAAGATTATGAAACATTCCTATCTTATTTTATGTGATCGCTATAAAAGCGTTCGGGAGTACTGTAAAAACGGTGAAAATGTCTAATTCACCTCTACTCTTATTATAAAGTTTTAATTGAATATCAATTAAGCTGAGGAAAGGGAATAGCTTTCCTCAGCGTCAGATAAACACTCGCTTTTATACAGTTATATACCTTTAAAAGTTTCTAAATAGATTTGCTTTAATTCTTTAACAAGTGGTAATTTAGGGTTTGCGGTTGTACATTGGTCCTCGAAAGCTTTGTCAGCTAAGCGATCGACTTGTTTCATAAAGGTTTCTTTTTTCACGCCATTTGCTTCTATGCTCATCGGAATATCCACTTGTTTAGCAAGTTTACACACCGATTTTACTAAACTTTCCACACCTTCTTCTGTTGTACGAGCAGGAAGCCCTAGTACCTTTGCTATTTCTGCATATCGCTGATCCGCAACAAAATGTTCATACTTTGGAAAGGAAACAAATTTTGTTGGCTTTTTAGCATTATAGCGAATAACGTGTGGCATGAGAATCGCATTTGCGCGTCCGTGTGCAATTTGGAATTCTGCTCCCAGCTTATGTGCCAAGCTATGATTAATCCCCAGAAATGCATTGGCAAAAGCCATTCCAGCGATAGTAGATGCGTTATGCATTTTTTCTCTTGCTTTTTCATTGTTGCCATCTTTATAAACAATAGGTAAATATTCAAAAACTAATTGTATCGCTTTTATCGCCAGCCCATCTGTATAGTCATTTGCCATGTTGGATACATAAGCCTCAATCGCATGTGTCAGTACGTCCATACCAGTATCAGCAGTAACTACAGGTGGAACCGTCATGACAAATTGAGGGTCAATTATCGCAACGTCTGGTGTTAAGGCATAATCAGCTAGTGGATATTTGATGTTATTTTCTTTATCCGTAATAACGGAGAAAGGTGTTACTTCGGAACCTGTTCCAGAAGTCGTTGGAATTGCCACAAATTGTGCTTGTTTTCCGAGCTCAGGGTATTTATAGACTCGTTTGCGAATATCTAAGAATTTTTGCTTGATGCCATTAAAGTCTGTCTCAGGGTGTTCATAGAATAGCCACATACCTTTCGCTGCGTCCATGGCAGACCCACCACCAATGGCGATAATGACATCTGGTTGGAATTTATTCATTTCTGCAGTACCCCGCATGACAGTTTCTATTGATGGATCCGGTTCTACATCAGAAAAGATTTCGCAATGTACGTAGTCGGCTCGTTTGCGTAAATAATAGAGTGCTTTATCTACATAACCTAGTTGTCTCATTACTGGGTCAGTGACGATAAAAGCTCTTGTTATTTTTGGCATTTTCCCCAAATACTGTACTGCGTTTTTCTCAAAATAGATTTTTGGTGGCACTTTAAACCATTGCATATTGACGTTTCTTTTTGCTGTTTTTTTCGTATTGGTCAGGTGAATTACACCAACATTAGTTGAAACAGAGTTACCACCATAAGATCCACATCCTAATGTTAGTGAAGGAAGATAAGCATTGTAAATATCTCCGATCGCACCTTGAGAAGAAGGAGCATTAATAATAATTCGACCTGCTTTCATTCGGTTACCAAATGCTTCGATAATTTCCTGATCATTAGAATGGATTACAGCAGAGTGACCGAGACCACCGAACTCAAGCATTTCTTCACAACGTTTGAATCCTTCCTGATAGTTTTTAACTTGGTAGCATGCCAGAATTGGACTTAATTTCTCACGAGAGAGTGGTTCATCTGGTCCAACGGTTTTTAATTCGGCAACAAGGATTTTAGTGTCTGCAGGAACATTAATTCCGGCTTTTTTAGCAATTTCTATAGGAGTTTTTCCTACGATATCGGCGTTTACTGCGCACGTTTTTTCATTAATTGCCAGTTTCTCTAGCTTTTTCTTTTCCTCTGTGTTTAAGAAGTAGCAATGATTGTCTAGCATTTCCTGTTGTACTTTTTGATAGATAGCTTGATCAATGATCATTGCTTGCTCAGACGCACAAATCATGCCGTTATCAAAAGTCTTAGAAAGAATTAAGTCATTAACAGCTCGTTTAATATCGGTAGTTTTCTCAAAGTAACATGGTACATTCCCAGGTCCTACGCCAAGTGCGGGTTTTCCAGAACTGTAGGCTGATTTAACCATTCCAGCACCGCCTGTCGCTAGAATAAGTGCGATATCTTCATGTGTCATCAACTCTTGTGTTGCTTCAATACTAGGTTGTTCAATCCATTGGATGCAATGTTTTGGTGCACCAGCTTTCATCGCAGCCTGATACAATATATTAGCTGCTTCTGTACTACTTTTTTGAGCAGAAGGATGAAAAGCAAATATGATTGGATTTCCAGTTTTTATCGCAATCAAAGTTTTGAACATGGTCGTAGAAGTTGGGTTGGTAACGGGTGTTACACCAGCGATAACACCAATAGGTTCTGCTATTTCTATAACACCATCATGTTGGTTCTCATTAATGATTCCAACTGTTTTGTCATATTTAAGATTATGATAGATGTATTCTGTGGCAAATATATTTTTGATTATTTTATCTTCGTATACACCTCTGTTTGTTTCTTCTACTGCCAGTTTTGCCAATGTCATGTGTGCATCTAAACCAGCAAGCGCCATAGTCTTAACAATGTTGTTGATTTCTTCTTGATCTAATTGCTTCAATTCTGATAATGCTACTTTACCTTGTTTTACTTTTTGATCAATAGTTTGCTTAACATTAAGGTTTTTCTTAAGAGTAGATGTATTCATCATAATTTCCTCCTTATTTAATGTGAAATAATGAGCATGATCAAGCAAAAAAATGAATGTCCGTTATATCATTGGTGGGGTAGCGTGCAATTTTAATAAAGGTAAGATCTTGGTACATTCGTGATGTGTTTTTCAATAAGATGACGTAGTGCTTTGTCCAAATCATGGTAGGATAAGCTTTGTTCTGCTCTAAGAGAAGAGCTTCAAACTTGTCACCAACTTCTTCTTCAAATGTTTTTTGGTTGTAATAGTCAGTGTCTGTTTTAAAATCAATCCATTCGTAATGAATCATTATTTTCCCCTCCTTTATTAACCTCCTTTATCTGTTCTGAATCAATCTTAACAGATGAAAGCGCATACGATTCATGTAGCTTATGACTATTTTGTGAAATATTTCACAATAATGTATTGTGTTATAATTGGTTTTATTCTAAAGAAAGGGAAGGATACGGGACATGTGGGTTGTTATTATTGTTTGTATTATTATAGTGATTGCTGTATTAGCATTGTCAATTATGACATTAAATAAAGGGTATGGATATAAACATACAATTGATCCATTACCAAGTGAGCAGGAAAATAGTGAAGGAAAAGAAGCAGGAACCGACCAAACAGAGAACTATACGGATGAAAATAAAGACAGTGACCGATAACCAAAACGGTCACTGTTTTTATTTATAGGAAAGCATTGCGCGTTATCCATAAACTGCGAAGTAACTTTTGTGTTCCTCCCATTCTATTTGAGATGAGTGCTAGTCCGACGCTGCGGAAAAACACGCCCTTTCCGTGGGGAACGCTTCAGCCTCCTCGCGAGCAAAGAACGCTCACTGCGGGGTCTTCAGACTGTTCCTTTCCCACAGGAATGTCGCATTTTTCCGCAGCTTTGAATAGTGTTCTAATAAAGTGATAGAAAGTTCCAAGAATATAGTTCCATGAGTCCATTTCTTTCAACAATCAGAACTCCAAAATTAGCGGAGGCAGAATACGCAGACTCCTGTGGGAACAGCGCGAGCTGAAGACCCCACAGAAAAGCGCACTTTGCTTTTTGAGGAGGCTGAGGCCGTGCCCACGGAAAGCGAAGTATTCTGCCGAAGCGGTATTCCAGCACTCACTATAAAAGAGTGGAAGAAAGCATCACTCTGAAAATTTTCATTAGTTCGCAGTTTGTATCGAATACGTATAAGTAAGTACCGACTGGGTTATGCCGCCTCCTTATTATAAAGAAGCTTTATATATGGCGATCGCATCATCACGGTTAAGTTTTTTGAAATTACCGAACTCAGGTCCTGCGATCACTGTTTTATCTGCCATTTCCTCGATACTTTCTTCCGAAATATCATAATCAGATAAGCGGGAAGGTGCTTCGATGCGATTCCAGAATGCACGAAGTTTAGCGATTCCTTCTAAACCAACTTCTTTATCTGATTTACCATTAGGATCCACATCGAATACACGGACAGCTAATTGTTTAAAACGACCTATGTTTTCGTCGATTGCATATTCCATCCAATTTGGGAAGAGGATCGCAAGGCCTCCACCGTGTGGAATGTCATGTACGGCTGAAACAGCATGTTCTAGGTTGTGTGTTGCCCAATCCCCATGATAACCCATATTTACCATACCATTTAACGCCATTGTACCATTATATAAGACAGTTGCACGAAGCTCTTCATTTTCAAGATTTTCTAATAATTTTGGAGCTGTTTCTACCATCGTTTGTAGAATTCCTTCTACCATACGATCTTGTAACAATGTATTCTCTTCATGATGGAAATAATGCTCTAGCGCATGTGACATAATATCTACCATGCCATAAATTGTTTGGTCTTTCGGTACTGTTTTGGTGAAATTAGGATCCAAAATCGAGAAAACAGGGTAAGTATAGGGACTTCCCCAACCATGTTTTTCATTTGTTTCCCAATTTGTGATGACAGATCCTGGATTCATTTCTGATCCGGTTGCTGCCAATGTCAAAACAGTTCCGAATGGAAGTGCACCAGTAGCATTTGTTTTCTTGGTTACAATATCCCAAATATCATCTTCAGATTTGGCACCTGCAGCAATAGCTTTAGTACAGTCAATCGTACTACCACCACCGACCGCCAGGATGAAATCTATCTTTTCTTCTTTACAAATTTCAATGCCTTTACGTGCAGTCGTGACACGAGGATTTGGTTCGACACCACTTAATTCAAATACATTTTTATTTTCTTTCTTCAATATATCGATTACTTGGTCGTATAAGCCATTGCGTTTAATGCTTCCTCCACCATAGACAAGAAGAATATTATCACCGTAACTTTGTAATTCTGTTTGTAAGTTCTCTAATTGCCCTTGACCGAAATATAATTTCGTCGGGTTATGAAAAATGAAATTTTGCATGTTTTTTACCTCCATTGAATCAACATTCACTTTTAAATATGG encodes:
- a CDS encoding iron-containing alcohol dehydrogenase, which encodes MQNFIFHNPTKLYFGQGQLENLQTELQSYGDNILLVYGGGSIKRNGLYDQVIDILKKENKNVFELSGVEPNPRVTTARKGIEICKEEKIDFILAVGGGSTIDCTKAIAAGAKSEDDIWDIVTKKTNATGALPFGTVLTLAATGSEMNPGSVITNWETNEKHGWGSPYTYPVFSILDPNFTKTVPKDQTIYGMVDIMSHALEHYFHHEENTLLQDRMVEGILQTMVETAPKLLENLENEELRATVLYNGTMALNGMVNMGYHGDWATHNLEHAVSAVHDIPHGGGLAILFPNWMEYAIDENIGRFKQLAVRVFDVDPNGKSDKEVGLEGIAKLRAFWNRIEAPSRLSDYDISEESIEEMADKTVIAGPEFGNFKKLNRDDAIAIYKASL
- the adhE gene encoding bifunctional acetaldehyde-CoA/alcohol dehydrogenase is translated as MNTSTLKKNLNVKQTIDQKVKQGKVALSELKQLDQEEINNIVKTMALAGLDAHMTLAKLAVEETNRGVYEDKIIKNIFATEYIYHNLKYDKTVGIINENQHDGVIEIAEPIGVIAGVTPVTNPTSTTMFKTLIAIKTGNPIIFAFHPSAQKSSTEAANILYQAAMKAGAPKHCIQWIEQPSIEATQELMTHEDIALILATGGAGMVKSAYSSGKPALGVGPGNVPCYFEKTTDIKRAVNDLILSKTFDNGMICASEQAMIIDQAIYQKVQQEMLDNHCYFLNTEEKKKLEKLAINEKTCAVNADIVGKTPIEIAKKAGINVPADTKILVAELKTVGPDEPLSREKLSPILACYQVKNYQEGFKRCEEMLEFGGLGHSAVIHSNDQEIIEAFGNRMKAGRIIINAPSSQGAIGDIYNAYLPSLTLGCGSYGGNSVSTNVGVIHLTNTKKTAKRNVNMQWFKVPPKIYFEKNAVQYLGKMPKITRAFIVTDPVMRQLGYVDKALYYLRKRADYVHCEIFSDVEPDPSIETVMRGTAEMNKFQPDVIIAIGGGSAMDAAKGMWLFYEHPETDFNGIKQKFLDIRKRVYKYPELGKQAQFVAIPTTSGTGSEVTPFSVITDKENNIKYPLADYALTPDVAIIDPQFVMTVPPVVTADTGMDVLTHAIEAYVSNMANDYTDGLAIKAIQLVFEYLPIVYKDGNNEKAREKMHNASTIAGMAFANAFLGINHSLAHKLGAEFQIAHGRANAILMPHVIRYNAKKPTKFVSFPKYEHFVADQRYAEIAKVLGLPARTTEEGVESLVKSVCKLAKQVDIPMSIEANGVKKETFMKQVDRLADKAFEDQCTTANPKLPLVKELKQIYLETFKGI
- a CDS encoding bile acid:sodium symporter family protein, yielding MLNRLNQMLQRIMPFIAPSSVIIGVLFADFFIQFDNWVIWIFAFMTFAGSLSLNFVALYRVVSHPLSIVIALVILHILMPLWAFLIGSITFSNDHLTVIGFVLAMIIPTGITSFIWVSMNKGNVALTLSVILIDTILSPFIVPLSLSLFIGASVDLEVWAMMKGLFIMIVIPSILGMILHEMTRGGVHERWSPRLAPFSKIALALVIMINSSEVADYLLNIDFHLIKVAITMFIVAASGYYLAWLLSKWLKRASQDVISLTFSSGMRNISAGAVIAVQYFPGPVAVPVVVGMLFQQVLASLYSKFLQNRK
- a CDS encoding DUF4870 domain-containing protein, which gives rise to MTEDQLPKDNEEQKSEQQTKTSSGLDQNVAGLLTYIAGIITGIIFLLLEKENRFVRFHAMQSIFITVVLIILHTVVNWIPFFGWIIGLLLHPLELVLWIFLMVKAYQGHYFKLPWIGDMVEKQLDK
- a CDS encoding DUF1360 domain-containing protein; translated protein: MITWLSFVLLSLATFRLTRLIVYDKITGFIRAPFFEVEEKWLPDGTIEETVMFKGNGWRRWIGELLRCHWCTGIWSALFLFLGFHFYSTVFIPIIIVLAIAGVASIIEVIISYFI
- the ytzI gene encoding YtzI protein, with translation MWVVIIVCIIIVIAVLALSIMTLNKGYGYKHTIDPLPSEQENSEGKEAGTDQTENYTDENKDSDR
- a CDS encoding ABC transporter ATP-binding protein encodes the protein MVLDLQKVGLKKEGNWILKDINWKMEKGEHWTLLGLNGAGKTALLHMVCAYYFPTEGKVNVIGKQFGKDILGEQLRQQIGIVSSTLKQRIYGTDSAYQVVLSGAFASIGLYETPTDEMRSNAQQLLKELDCFSYANRAYRTLSQGEQQRVLIGRALMNNPKLLILDEPTNGLDFIAREKLLESIENISRGKNAPSIIYVTHHVEEILPTFSKTLLLKDGRVFNQGATKTMVNSETLTAFFGIPVEVDWSEKRPRLKKK